A portion of the Acidobacteriota bacterium genome contains these proteins:
- the atpB gene encoding F0F1 ATP synthase subunit A, translating into MFLLNIFQEHGEKAAEGAAAAQPGVEAAGHAAGHGGGHHVPWLVEQVNHLLGPTVFEIQKTIMPPIYSTLKIFGPHWPGEGKTYEQYIASGELPIPTQIVMFAIVVFVAVVVLWILRGKLSTEAPTSRQQTFEVAVEAVRGFLADLVGPGAMKHFPVVMTFAILILLSNLLGMIPDMISPTANFNVTLALAITSFLYYNYIGIRNNGVLGHLKHFLGPVPWLAFLMFPIEIVSNLARILSLSIRLFGNIYGEEQVSGAISGMVQWGLPILLMPLGLLTFILQTFIFILLSMVYLGEVSHHDGHEHSAEVLGAVQSHGHAAH; encoded by the coding sequence ATGTTTCTACTGAACATTTTCCAGGAACACGGCGAAAAAGCGGCTGAAGGCGCGGCAGCGGCCCAGCCTGGCGTTGAAGCTGCCGGACACGCGGCTGGGCACGGCGGAGGCCATCACGTTCCCTGGTTGGTTGAACAGGTCAACCATCTGCTTGGCCCGACGGTTTTTGAAATCCAAAAAACGATCATGCCGCCGATTTACAGCACGTTGAAAATCTTCGGCCCGCACTGGCCCGGCGAAGGTAAAACGTATGAACAGTACATCGCTTCGGGCGAATTGCCGATTCCGACTCAAATTGTCATGTTTGCGATTGTCGTTTTCGTCGCGGTTGTCGTGCTGTGGATCTTACGCGGCAAACTCTCGACCGAAGCGCCGACTTCGCGCCAGCAAACCTTTGAAGTCGCTGTCGAAGCGGTTCGCGGATTTTTGGCTGATCTGGTAGGCCCCGGCGCGATGAAGCATTTTCCGGTGGTCATGACCTTCGCCATTTTGATCCTGTTGTCGAACCTGTTGGGAATGATCCCTGATATGATTTCGCCGACGGCAAATTTCAATGTCACACTGGCATTGGCCATCACGTCGTTCCTTTATTACAACTACATCGGCATCCGGAATAACGGCGTGCTTGGCCATTTGAAACACTTTCTGGGGCCGGTGCCGTGGCTGGCGTTTCTGATGTTCCCGATTGAAATCGTCAGCAACCTGGCCCGCATTCTGAGCTTGAGCATTCGTTTGTTTGGCAACATTTATGGTGAAGAGCAGGTCAGTGGCGCGATTTCCGGAATGGTGCAATGGGGATTGCCCATCTTGCTGATGCCCCTGGGCTTGCTTACGTTCATCCTGCAAACGTTCATCTTCATTTTGCTCTCGATGGTCTATCTGGGCGAAGTTTCGCACCACGACGGCCACGAACATAGCGCCGAGGTGCTGGGTGCGGTTCAAAGCCACGGCCATGCGGCGCACTAA
- a CDS encoding ATP synthase subunit I — translation MTEFDGHEGSEDARARWRLQRNTYIFILVAMLAAVFWSGKRMMLGVAVGACLSLFNKRWLESSMRAMLNHYIARETGKLPPYTVSKFILRYFVIALVIGATVWTGKVHPLGIGIGFAALVGGVMIETVYQLYLGFKTNSTSSQE, via the coding sequence ATGACAGAATTTGACGGTCATGAAGGCAGTGAGGATGCCAGAGCGCGATGGCGGCTTCAGCGCAACACCTATATCTTTATTTTGGTTGCGATGTTGGCTGCGGTTTTCTGGTCTGGCAAGCGAATGATGCTGGGCGTTGCGGTTGGAGCCTGCTTGAGCCTGTTCAACAAACGCTGGCTGGAAAGCAGTATGCGAGCGATGCTCAACCATTACATCGCTCGTGAAACCGGAAAGCTCCCGCCTTACACCGTGTCTAAATTCATCTTGCGGTATTTCGTCATTGCTCTGGTCATTGGAGCGACGGTTTGGACCGGAAAGGTTCATCCGTTGGGCATCGGAATCGGGTTTGCAGCGCTGGTTGGCGGAGTGATGATCGAAACGGTTTATCAGCTTTATCTGGGGTTCAAAACGAACTCGACTTCATCTCAGGAATAA
- a CDS encoding cysteine dioxygenase family protein — protein sequence MANKRLISIDEFVAQICSFERTLITRDGVLDFCDGVQISDSSLEPYVFFDQKFYTRNMIYRDDLFEVMTICWQPGQKTAVHTHNGQLCWMIPQRGNLGVTDYKWLGCDHPENQNVVGIDCLAGSDHTKLEVVREVEACAGGTVLTADKLQTIHRLYNFDEPAISIHIYSRPIDSCVAFDMDKQHCYRRQLAYFSKHGAVEPKPEALAPLTSNLVTITARQ from the coding sequence ATGGCAAACAAACGGTTAATCAGCATTGATGAATTCGTGGCCCAAATCTGTTCGTTTGAACGAACCCTGATCACGCGCGATGGTGTGTTGGATTTTTGCGATGGTGTGCAAATCAGTGATTCCTCGCTGGAGCCGTATGTGTTTTTCGACCAAAAATTTTATACGCGGAACATGATTTACCGCGATGATCTGTTTGAAGTGATGACCATTTGCTGGCAACCGGGCCAGAAAACCGCCGTGCATACGCACAACGGGCAGCTTTGCTGGATGATTCCGCAGCGCGGCAATCTGGGCGTGACGGATTACAAATGGCTGGGGTGCGACCATCCCGAAAATCAAAATGTCGTCGGGATTGATTGCCTGGCGGGTTCCGATCACACCAAACTGGAAGTCGTTCGCGAAGTCGAAGCCTGCGCAGGCGGCACGGTTCTGACCGCCGACAAATTGCAAACCATCCACCGGCTGTACAATTTCGACGAACCGGCAATCAGCATTCACATTTATTCCCGCCCGATTGATTCCTGCGTGGCGTTTGATATGGACAAGCAACACTGTTATCGCCGCCAGTTGGCGTATTTCAGCAAGCACGGCGCGGTTGAGCCTAAACCGGAAGCATTGGCTCCCCTTACGTCAAATCTGGTGACGATTACGGCCCGGCAATAA